A genome region from Micromonospora peucetia includes the following:
- the lhgO gene encoding L-2-hydroxyglutarate oxidase: MSCVVVGAGIVGLAVAREVLIRRPGSSVVVLEKEHQVGLHQTGHNSGVVHAGVYYQPGSLKATLCRRGVALLREYTAEHDIAYQELGKAIVARDATEEARLADLLARARANGVPGVQLLGPDGLRDREPHVRGRVALLSPHTAVVDFGQVARSLAADVARLGGEVRLGTAVTGIAQRGEKVVLATTSGQDVVAEQVILCAGLHVDRLATLAGGDPSPRILPFRGEYYRLRPERSSLVRGLIYPVPDPRYPFLGVHLTRRIDGTVDVGPNAVLALAREGYRRRDVRLGDLLATLGYPGFARLAARHWRTGAQEMLGSLLKGRFVAAARHYVPELTSADLVRAPAGVRAQAVDRRGDLVDDFRIEIMGRVVAVRNAPSPAATSSLAIAEHVVERALAAATERG, encoded by the coding sequence TGGTGGGTGCGGGGATCGTCGGGCTGGCGGTCGCCCGGGAGGTGCTGATCCGTCGCCCCGGCAGCTCCGTCGTCGTGCTCGAGAAGGAACACCAGGTCGGCCTGCACCAGACCGGCCACAACAGCGGTGTGGTGCACGCCGGCGTGTACTACCAGCCGGGGTCGCTGAAAGCGACCCTGTGCCGGCGCGGGGTCGCGCTGCTGCGCGAGTACACCGCCGAGCACGACATCGCCTACCAGGAGCTGGGCAAGGCCATCGTCGCGCGGGACGCGACGGAGGAGGCCCGGCTGGCCGACCTGCTCGCGCGGGCGCGGGCCAATGGCGTGCCCGGCGTGCAGCTGCTGGGACCCGACGGCCTGCGGGACCGGGAACCCCACGTACGGGGCAGGGTCGCCCTCCTGTCGCCGCACACCGCCGTCGTCGACTTCGGCCAGGTCGCCCGGTCCCTCGCCGCCGACGTGGCCCGGCTCGGCGGCGAGGTCCGCCTGGGCACCGCCGTGACCGGGATCGCCCAGCGCGGCGAGAAGGTGGTGCTGGCCACCACGAGCGGGCAGGACGTCGTGGCCGAGCAGGTCATCCTCTGCGCCGGGCTGCACGTCGACCGGCTCGCCACCCTGGCCGGCGGGGACCCCTCGCCGCGGATCCTGCCCTTCCGCGGCGAGTACTACCGCCTGCGGCCGGAGCGGTCGTCGCTGGTGCGGGGCCTGATCTACCCGGTACCCGATCCGCGGTACCCGTTCCTCGGCGTCCACCTCACCCGCCGGATCGACGGGACCGTCGACGTCGGCCCCAACGCCGTACTCGCCCTGGCCCGCGAGGGCTACCGCCGCCGGGACGTCCGCCTCGGCGACCTGCTCGCGACACTGGGCTACCCGGGATTCGCGCGGCTGGCCGCGCGGCACTGGCGCACCGGCGCGCAGGAGATGCTCGGATCGCTGCTCAAGGGCCGCTTCGTCGCCGCCGCACGGCACTACGTCCCCGAGCTGACCTCCGCCGACCTGGTCCGCGCCCCGGCCGGCGTCCGCGCCCAGGCCGTGGACCGGCGGGGCGACCTCGTCGACGACTTCCGAATCGAGATCATGGGACGGGTCGTCGCGGTACGCAACGCCCCCTCACCTGCGGCGACGTCCTCGCTGGCCATCGCCGAGCACGTGGTGGAGCGGGCGTTGGCCGCGGCAACCGAACGGGGGTAG